One Chthoniobacterales bacterium genomic region harbors:
- the nusA gene encoding transcription termination factor NusA — MNAEFIAMLDYLERERGIKREILLEAVSNALLSASKKSVSASRDLRIDINPKTGEIRALAKLLVVDNVTNPADEISLAKAQRLDPNAAVGGEVEVEVTPKNFGRIAAQTAKQAMMQRIRQVEKEMIYEEFKDRAGEIVSGTVRRFDRSDVILDLGKFEAIMPQRERVVVEDYNVGDRLRAYVVAVENGIRGPEIIVSRSHPNFVRRLFELEVSEINDGTVEIRGIAREAGYRTKIAVMSANEKVDPVGACVGMRGSRVKNIVRELNNEKVDIIRWSSDPKEFVLEALKPAKVKNLVFDPEKKSVQISVDEDQLSLAIGKKGQNARLTSRLTGWEINIDRDTTATHQVEQKVAQAAQTLAAGLPITQEQALTLVKSGFTNLEGLRDAAVEDLVDILSVDAEKAREIHEAVHQETPAAQ; from the coding sequence ATGAACGCCGAGTTTATTGCCATGCTGGATTACCTGGAGCGCGAGCGCGGGATCAAGCGCGAGATCCTGCTCGAGGCCGTTTCCAATGCCCTTCTCTCGGCCTCCAAAAAGAGCGTGAGCGCCTCGCGCGACCTGCGCATCGACATCAATCCCAAGACCGGTGAGATCCGCGCCCTGGCGAAGCTGCTCGTGGTCGACAACGTAACAAACCCCGCGGACGAAATTTCCCTGGCCAAGGCGCAGCGGCTCGACCCAAACGCCGCCGTGGGCGGAGAGGTGGAAGTGGAAGTGACCCCGAAGAATTTCGGACGGATCGCGGCCCAGACCGCCAAGCAGGCGATGATGCAGCGCATTCGGCAGGTCGAGAAGGAAATGATTTACGAGGAGTTCAAGGATCGCGCCGGCGAAATCGTGAGCGGAACGGTCCGCCGTTTCGATCGCTCCGACGTGATTCTCGATCTCGGGAAGTTCGAAGCGATCATGCCGCAGCGGGAACGCGTGGTGGTGGAAGATTACAACGTCGGCGATCGCCTCCGCGCCTATGTGGTGGCGGTCGAGAACGGCATCCGCGGCCCGGAGATCATCGTTTCGCGAAGCCACCCAAATTTTGTGCGGCGCCTGTTCGAGCTGGAAGTGAGCGAAATCAACGACGGCACGGTCGAGATCCGCGGCATCGCCCGTGAAGCGGGTTACCGCACCAAGATCGCGGTGATGAGCGCGAACGAAAAGGTCGATCCGGTCGGCGCCTGCGTGGGAATGCGCGGGTCCCGGGTCAAGAACATCGTCCGGGAATTGAACAACGAGAAGGTCGACATCATCCGGTGGAGCTCCGATCCGAAGGAATTCGTCCTCGAAGCGCTCAAGCCGGCCAAGGTGAAGAACCTCGTCTTCGATCCGGAGAAGAAGAGCGTCCAGATTTCCGTCGATGAAGATCAGCTTTCGCTCGCGATCGGAAAGAAAGGCCAGAACGCGCGGTTAACCTCGCGCCTGACCGGCTGGGAAATCAATATCGACCGCGACACGACGGCGACGCATCAGGTCGAGCAAAAGGTCGCGCAGGCGGCCCAAACGCTCGCGGCCGGGCTGCCGATTACCCAGGAGCAGGCGCTCACTCTCGTTAAATCAGGTTTCACTAACCTCGAGGGATTGCGGGACGCGGCGGTCGAGGACCTGGTCGATATTCTTTCCGTGGATGCGGAGAAGGCGCG